In one Roseburia intestinalis L1-82 genomic region, the following are encoded:
- the atpE gene encoding ATP synthase F0 subunit C, producing MNITGHDLIMACSAIGAGLAVIAGIGPGIGQGIAAGHGAAAVGRNPGAKGDIMSTMLLGQAVAETTGLYGLLIAMLLLFVQPLG from the coding sequence ATGAATATCACAGGACACGATTTAATTATGGCATGTTCAGCTATCGGTGCAGGTCTGGCAGTTATCGCCGGTATCGGACCTGGTATTGGACAGGGTATCGCAGCAGGACATGGTGCAGCAGCAGTTGGACGCAATCCGGGTGCAAAAGGAGATATCATGTCAACCATGCTTTTAGGACAGGCAGTTGCAGAGACAACAGGTCTTTACGGACTCTTGATCGCAATGCTCTTACTGTTCGTACAGCCTTTAGGCTAA
- the atpD gene encoding F0F1 ATP synthase subunit beta, which translates to MANNIGKITQIIGAVLDIKFTEGNLPEINDAIRIPLRGDQAGKELTVEVSQHLGDDTVRCIAMGSTDGLVRGMDAVAAGGPISVPVGENTLGRMFNVLGDPIDEIDPPAGVEKWPIHRPAPAFEEQATSQEMLETGIKVVDLLCPYQKGGKIGLFGGAGVGKTVLIQELIHNIATEHGGYSVFTGVGERTREGNDLYYEMKESGVIDKTTMVFGQMNEPPGARMRVALTGLTMAEYFRDKGGKDVLLFIDNIFRFTQAGSEVSALLGRMPSAVGYQPTLQTEMGALQERITSTKNGSITSVQAVYVPADDLTDPAPATTFAHLDATTVLERSIAELGIYPAVDPLGSTSRILDPRIVGQEHFEVARGVQEILQKYKELQDIIAILGMDELSEDDKLVVSRARKVQRFLSQPFFVATQFTGLDGKYVPIAETIRGFKEILEGKHDDVPESYFLNAGTIDDVRAKMQ; encoded by the coding sequence ATGGCAAATAATATCGGTAAGATTACCCAGATTATCGGTGCCGTTCTGGATATTAAATTCACAGAGGGCAATCTGCCGGAGATCAACGATGCGATTCGTATCCCGTTAAGAGGCGATCAGGCGGGAAAAGAATTGACCGTTGAGGTTTCCCAGCATCTGGGCGATGATACAGTCAGATGTATCGCAATGGGATCAACCGATGGATTAGTCCGCGGCATGGATGCAGTTGCAGCCGGCGGACCGATCAGTGTGCCGGTAGGTGAGAATACATTGGGCAGAATGTTTAATGTATTAGGAGATCCGATCGACGAGATCGATCCTCCGGCCGGCGTGGAAAAATGGCCGATCCACAGACCTGCTCCTGCATTTGAGGAACAGGCAACATCCCAGGAGATGTTAGAGACAGGTATCAAGGTCGTAGATCTTCTCTGCCCTTACCAGAAAGGTGGTAAGATCGGATTGTTCGGTGGTGCCGGTGTAGGTAAAACCGTTTTAATCCAGGAGCTGATCCACAATATCGCAACCGAGCACGGTGGATATTCCGTATTTACCGGCGTTGGTGAGCGTACCCGTGAGGGAAATGACCTTTACTATGAAATGAAAGAATCAGGAGTTATCGATAAGACCACCATGGTGTTCGGACAGATGAACGAGCCGCCAGGAGCACGTATGCGTGTTGCCTTAACAGGTCTTACGATGGCAGAGTATTTCCGTGATAAAGGCGGTAAGGATGTATTGCTCTTCATTGACAATATTTTCCGTTTTACACAGGCAGGATCTGAGGTATCCGCGCTGTTAGGACGTATGCCTTCCGCCGTAGGTTACCAGCCGACATTACAGACAGAGATGGGTGCTCTGCAGGAGCGTATCACATCTACAAAGAACGGTTCTATCACTTCCGTTCAGGCGGTTTATGTGCCTGCGGATGACTTGACAGACCCGGCTCCGGCAACCACGTTCGCACATCTGGATGCAACGACCGTACTTGAGCGTTCTATCGCAGAACTCGGTATTTATCCGGCAGTGGATCCGCTTGGTTCTACTTCCCGTATCTTAGACCCGCGTATCGTTGGCCAGGAGCACTTTGAGGTAGCCCGCGGTGTGCAGGAGATCTTACAGAAATACAAAGAATTGCAGGATATCATTGCAATCCTTGGTATGGACGAGCTTTCCGAGGATGATAAACTGGTTGTAAGCCGTGCAAGAAAGGTACAGAGATTCTTATCCCAGCCGTTCTTCGTTGCAACACAGTTTACCGGTCTGGATGGAAAATATGTTCCGATTGCAGAGACAATCCGCGGATTTAAGGAGATTCTTGAAGGAAAGCATGATGATGTACCGGAGAGTTATTTCTTAAATGCAGGTACGATCGATGATGTCCGCGCAAAGATGCAGTAA
- a CDS encoding deoxycytidylate deaminase, which produces MSGKRKDYISWDEYFMGVAVLSGMRSKDPNTQVGACIVSEDHKILSMGYNGFPTGCSDDEFPWEREGEPLENKYFYTTHSELNAILNYRGGSLEGATIYVTLFPCNECAKAIIQSGIRRIVYDSDKYETTPAVVASKKMLNAAGVVLQRYEHTNRRIELEL; this is translated from the coding sequence ATGAGCGGCAAACGGAAAGATTATATCAGCTGGGATGAATATTTTATGGGAGTTGCGGTACTTTCGGGAATGCGTTCAAAAGATCCGAATACGCAGGTGGGTGCCTGCATTGTCAGCGAAGATCACAAGATACTCTCGATGGGGTATAACGGATTTCCGACTGGCTGCTCGGATGATGAATTCCCATGGGAACGTGAGGGAGAACCTTTAGAAAATAAATATTTTTATACGACGCACAGCGAACTCAATGCGATCTTAAATTACCGCGGAGGAAGCTTGGAGGGCGCAACGATCTATGTTACGCTGTTTCCCTGCAATGAATGTGCAAAAGCGATCATTCAGTCGGGAATCCGCAGGATCGTGTATGACAGCGACAAATATGAGACAACACCGGCAGTTGTGGCATCCAAAAAGATGCTGAATGCGGCTGGGGTCGTGCTGCAGCGCTATGAACATACAAACCGCAGGATAGAACTGGAATTATAG
- the atpF gene encoding F0F1 ATP synthase subunit B — protein sequence MTRLFGLDFQLLHDVVLMALAVFFLFLFMSKMLFEPARKLLNDRKNRIAADIKTAETDKQDAAALKAEYDAKLKEVDKEAEQILSEARKTAQKNAARIESDAKEEAARIIKRANEEAELSKKRAMDEVKQEMITVASMMAAKVVAANIDATVQDTLVEETLKEMGDSTWQS from the coding sequence ATGACAAGACTTTTTGGACTGGATTTTCAGTTACTGCATGATGTGGTTTTGATGGCGTTAGCAGTATTTTTCTTATTTTTATTCATGTCCAAGATGCTGTTTGAACCGGCACGCAAGCTGCTGAATGACAGAAAGAACCGTATCGCAGCCGATATTAAGACTGCAGAAACGGACAAACAGGACGCAGCAGCACTCAAAGCAGAATATGATGCGAAGTTAAAAGAAGTCGATAAAGAGGCAGAGCAGATCTTAAGCGAGGCCCGCAAGACGGCGCAGAAAAATGCAGCCCGCATTGAGAGTGACGCAAAAGAAGAAGCGGCGCGCATCATAAAGAGAGCCAACGAAGAAGCAGAGCTTTCTAAGAAGCGTGCAATGGATGAAGTAAAACAGGAAATGATCACAGTTGCATCCATGATGGCGGCAAAAGTTGTTGCAGCAAATATCGATGCGACCGTGCAGGATACGCTGGTAGAAGAAACATTGAAAGAAATGGGTGATTCGACATGGCAAAGCTAG
- the upp gene encoding uracil phosphoribosyltransferase, whose product MGKIVVMDHPLIQHKIGIIRREETGSKDFRTLVSEIAMLMCYEATRDLKLADVEIDTPICKTTVKELKGKKLAVVPILRAGLGMVDGMLAMIPAAKVGHIGLYRDPETLEPVEYYCKLPADCANREVFVVDPMLATGGSSSAAIQMLKDKGVKNIRLMCIIAAPEGVKKMQEDHPDVDVYIGALDDHLNEHGYIVPGLGDAGDRIFGTK is encoded by the coding sequence ATGGGAAAAATCGTAGTAATGGATCATCCGTTGATCCAGCACAAAATCGGTATCATCCGCAGAGAAGAAACCGGATCAAAAGATTTCCGTACATTAGTCAGCGAGATTGCAATGCTGATGTGTTATGAGGCAACCAGAGACTTGAAACTTGCAGATGTGGAGATCGATACACCGATCTGCAAAACGACTGTGAAAGAGTTAAAGGGCAAAAAGCTTGCTGTTGTACCGATTTTACGTGCCGGTCTTGGCATGGTGGATGGTATGCTGGCAATGATTCCTGCAGCAAAAGTCGGACATATCGGACTTTATCGTGATCCGGAGACATTAGAGCCGGTAGAGTATTACTGTAAACTTCCGGCAGACTGTGCAAACAGAGAGGTGTTTGTGGTAGATCCGATGCTGGCAACCGGAGGTTCTTCCTCGGCAGCCATCCAGATGTTAAAGGACAAAGGAGTTAAAAATATCCGTCTGATGTGCATTATTGCAGCACCGGAAGGTGTGAAGAAAATGCAGGAGGATCATCCGGATGTAGATGTATATATCGGGGCTTTGGATGACCATTTGAATGAGCATGGTTATATTGTTCCGGGCCTTGGAGACGCCGGAGACCGTATTTTTGGAACAAAATAA
- a CDS encoding arsenate reductase/protein-tyrosine-phosphatase family protein — protein MKQYNRILFVAENGTCRAPMAAGILGEYVLKHPVEIGARGMIVLFPEPLNQKAEAVMISNGINLEGYMSAQLTEEDFTEDTLVLVMEHAQLEKVLEKYERANPENVYVLTELVGDELEILDPYGGSLQAYGLCYETMRKTIKKLVTLLNEESNEGSGEN, from the coding sequence ATGAAACAATATAATCGAATCCTGTTTGTCGCGGAAAACGGAACATGCCGCGCGCCGATGGCAGCAGGCATACTTGGGGAGTATGTATTAAAACATCCGGTTGAGATTGGGGCAAGAGGAATGATCGTTTTATTCCCGGAGCCGCTCAATCAGAAGGCAGAAGCAGTCATGATCAGCAATGGCATCAATCTGGAAGGCTATATGTCAGCGCAGCTGACGGAGGAGGATTTTACAGAGGACACATTAGTTCTTGTTATGGAACACGCCCAGTTAGAAAAGGTTCTGGAAAAATACGAGAGAGCCAACCCGGAGAATGTATATGTTCTCACGGAACTTGTCGGAGATGAACTGGAGATTTTAGATCCGTATGGCGGCAGTCTGCAGGCATATGGGCTATGCTATGAAACAATGAGAAAGACCATCAAAAAGCTGGTCACTCTTTTAAATGAAGAAAGTAACGAAGGAAGCGGGGAAAATTAA
- the atpC gene encoding ATP synthase F1 subunit epsilon, producing MAEENRLFQVEIITPDRVFYTGEGDMIEFTTASGEIGVYKKHIPLTTVLAPGIVKIHKTGEDDVIAAVHSGFAEILPDKVTLLAEIAEWPNEIDKNRAEAARQRAEERLAHRTEAIDVKRAEFALRKALVRIDIAK from the coding sequence ATGGCAGAAGAAAACAGACTCTTTCAGGTAGAGATCATTACGCCGGATCGTGTTTTTTATACAGGTGAGGGTGATATGATCGAGTTTACCACTGCCTCCGGTGAGATCGGTGTGTATAAAAAGCATATTCCGCTCACGACCGTGTTAGCACCCGGCATCGTAAAGATCCACAAGACGGGTGAAGATGACGTGATCGCGGCAGTACATTCCGGCTTTGCGGAAATTCTGCCGGATAAGGTAACACTTCTCGCAGAGATTGCAGAGTGGCCGAATGAGATCGACAAGAACCGTGCTGAAGCTGCGCGTCAGCGTGCCGAGGAACGGCTTGCCCACCGGACAGAGGCAATCGATGTCAAACGTGCTGAATTTGCACTTCGCAAAGCACTGGTGCGTATTGATATTGCAAAATAA
- a CDS encoding ATP synthase subunit I, with protein MLRRINDALPGLVLGIIVYGVIVELAGVWFVTDKVRYTTGLLIGISLACGMAVNIATVLRDAVELYGEDNAKKKIVAKSLLRYAVVVIVFFVMMKWNLGNLITAFIGVLGLKVSAYLQPFTHRVIQKLQGRGDVSSDSEDNNFI; from the coding sequence ATGTTACGAAGGATCAATGATGCATTGCCAGGACTTGTTTTGGGAATTATTGTGTATGGAGTGATCGTGGAACTGGCGGGTGTCTGGTTTGTCACAGATAAAGTCAGGTACACCACAGGACTTCTGATCGGTATCAGCTTAGCGTGCGGTATGGCAGTCAACATTGCGACCGTGTTAAGAGATGCGGTGGAACTGTACGGCGAGGACAATGCAAAGAAGAAGATCGTTGCAAAATCGCTGCTCCGCTATGCTGTCGTTGTGATCGTTTTCTTTGTTATGATGAAATGGAATCTGGGAAATCTGATCACTGCATTTATCGGGGTATTGGGACTTAAGGTATCTGCGTACTTACAGCCCTTTACACATAGAGTAATACAAAAACTGCAAGGAAGAGGTGATGTATCTTCAGACAGTGAAGATAATAATTTCATATGA
- the atpG gene encoding ATP synthase F1 subunit gamma, with translation MASMRDIKRRKSSIQSTQQITKAMKLVSTVKLQKAKSRAEQTNPYSNYMYQTVTSMLARSGGIDHPYLKKGTSTKKAIVVITSNRGLAGGYNSNLIKLVTGSDFSKDDVEIYAIGGKGREVLERRGYHIKEDDSYIIESPSYDDAAELCKKVLADYTNGTIGEIYLVYTHFKNTVVHEPKLMKLLPIEFDEEELGAAAEANVLMNYEPNETEALDMIIPKYVTSLFYGALVEAVASENGARMQAMDSATSNAEDMISDLTLKYNRARQGSITQELTEIIAGASAISG, from the coding sequence ATGGCCTCAATGAGGGACATTAAACGAAGAAAAAGCAGCATACAGAGTACGCAGCAGATCACAAAAGCCATGAAGCTTGTTTCAACCGTAAAACTGCAGAAAGCAAAAAGCAGGGCAGAACAGACGAATCCATATTCGAACTATATGTACCAGACCGTTACTTCCATGCTTGCAAGATCAGGTGGGATCGATCATCCATATCTGAAAAAAGGTACTTCCACAAAGAAAGCGATCGTTGTGATCACATCCAACCGTGGACTTGCCGGTGGATACAACTCCAACCTGATCAAGCTGGTTACGGGAAGTGACTTTTCCAAAGATGATGTAGAGATCTATGCCATCGGTGGAAAGGGACGCGAGGTATTAGAACGCCGCGGCTATCATATCAAAGAGGATGACTCCTATATCATTGAGTCCCCGTCTTATGATGATGCGGCAGAACTCTGCAAGAAGGTGCTTGCGGATTATACCAATGGCACGATCGGCGAGATTTATCTTGTGTATACACATTTTAAAAATACAGTCGTACACGAACCGAAGCTGATGAAGCTGCTTCCGATCGAGTTTGATGAAGAAGAACTCGGCGCAGCAGCAGAGGCAAATGTTCTGATGAATTATGAGCCGAATGAGACAGAAGCACTTGATATGATCATTCCAAAATACGTTACAAGCCTGTTTTATGGTGCACTCGTGGAGGCAGTTGCCAGTGAAAACGGTGCGAGAATGCAGGCGATGGATTCTGCAACGAGCAATGCAGAGGATATGATCAGTGATCTGACGCTCAAATATAACCGGGCACGTCAGGGCTCGATTACACAGGAATTAACAGAGATCATTGCCGGTGCGTCGGCAATCTCTGGATAA
- a CDS encoding AtpZ/AtpI family protein: protein MRKNRKVFQALTLILQFGLNMIVPIVMCTLFGTWIGRKYDMLWIVIPLFIMGALAGFTNIFKMAKKIYGQDGGRKNVTKDQ, encoded by the coding sequence GTGAGAAAAAACAGAAAGGTATTTCAGGCACTGACACTGATCCTGCAGTTTGGACTGAATATGATCGTTCCGATCGTGATGTGCACTCTGTTTGGTACATGGATCGGCAGGAAATATGATATGCTCTGGATCGTGATCCCGCTGTTTATCATGGGAGCCCTGGCGGGATTTACCAACATTTTTAAAATGGCAAAAAAGATTTACGGACAGGACGGTGGCAGAAAAAATGTTACGAAGGATCAATGA
- the atpB gene encoding F0F1 ATP synthase subunit A: protein MYLQTVKIIISYEGGERVNHAILMSSGAENIDFMIHGIVQYEIFGHKVWITTSHVCILIVMLLMMALAIAGNRAIKHAKEIPGGFQNVIELMVEMLDNMVNGTMGKVAAPKFVNYISTIFIFILMSNISGLFGLRPPTADYGTTLALGLITFFLIHITQFKNLPIRQIWTDMCSPLPPWLPIWFPINVISEIAVPISLSLRLFANVLSGTVMMALVYGLLSKIAIIWPAALHVYFDLFSGAIQTYVFCMLTMTYIGQNYEQE from the coding sequence ATGTATCTTCAGACAGTGAAGATAATAATTTCATATGAGGGAGGTGAGAGAGTGAATCACGCAATTCTGATGTCATCCGGAGCCGAAAACATCGACTTTATGATACATGGTATCGTTCAGTATGAGATCTTCGGACACAAAGTCTGGATTACGACATCACATGTCTGCATATTGATCGTTATGCTTCTTATGATGGCGCTTGCCATTGCAGGAAACCGGGCGATCAAACATGCAAAGGAGATCCCCGGGGGATTTCAGAATGTTATCGAGCTGATGGTAGAAATGCTGGATAACATGGTAAACGGCACCATGGGAAAAGTGGCAGCACCGAAGTTTGTCAACTATATCAGTACCATTTTTATCTTTATTCTTATGAGTAATATCTCAGGTCTGTTTGGATTAAGACCACCAACGGCTGACTATGGTACGACACTGGCACTTGGTCTTATTACATTCTTCCTGATCCATATCACGCAGTTTAAGAATCTGCCGATCAGGCAGATCTGGACAGATATGTGTTCCCCATTGCCGCCATGGCTGCCAATCTGGTTTCCGATTAATGTGATCAGTGAGATCGCAGTGCCGATTTCATTGTCCTTGCGTCTTTTCGCAAACGTATTGTCAGGAACCGTTATGATGGCACTGGTTTATGGACTGCTGAGCAAAATAGCAATCATCTGGCCGGCAGCACTCCATGTATACTTTGACTTGTTCTCAGGAGCAATTCAGACGTATGTATTCTGTATGTTGACAATGACATACATTGGTCAGAACTACGAACAAGAATAA
- a CDS encoding MATE family efflux transporter, producing MNQNFMKEKPVMPLVISMALPMTFSMLVNALYNIIDSYFVARISEDAMTALSLVFPLQNLVNAVVIGFAIGINATIAYFLGAQKQNTADKAASLGTLFNMIHGLILAVVCIAAAAPFLAMFTDKRSIIDMGAAYAQIVFLFAVPNAAGLCFEKIFQSAGRMKTSMLCMLIGCVTNIILDPFMIFGIGFFPEMGIRGAAIATGIGQMASLVSYLLFYFFKPIPVKIRWKDMKPEAELSRKMYSIGVPATLSIALPSVQVSALNAILAVYSASYVLVLGAYFKLQTFLYLTGNGVVQGMRPLIGYNYGAGESKRVREIFRSALVLIAGVMVIGTILCMAVPQTLIGLFTSNPETIQFGKEALRLISIGFIASSVSVTVSGALEGLGKGKESLVISVLRYIAVILPLAFILSKILGAAGVWHAFWITEVVVAGISYVICKKEIFQ from the coding sequence ATGAACCAGAATTTTATGAAAGAAAAACCGGTCATGCCGCTTGTGATCTCCATGGCATTGCCAATGACATTTTCCATGTTAGTCAATGCGCTCTACAATATCATTGACAGTTATTTTGTGGCGCGCATCAGCGAAGATGCGATGACGGCACTTTCTTTGGTGTTCCCATTGCAGAATCTGGTCAATGCAGTTGTTATCGGATTTGCAATCGGAATCAATGCGACAATCGCATATTTTCTTGGAGCACAAAAGCAGAACACGGCGGATAAAGCAGCGTCGCTGGGAACACTTTTTAATATGATCCACGGACTGATCTTAGCGGTAGTCTGTATTGCAGCCGCAGCACCTTTTCTTGCCATGTTTACAGATAAAAGGTCGATCATAGACATGGGCGCGGCATATGCGCAGATCGTATTTCTTTTTGCAGTACCCAATGCGGCAGGTCTTTGTTTTGAAAAGATTTTTCAGTCGGCAGGGCGCATGAAAACGTCCATGCTTTGTATGCTGATCGGCTGTGTGACCAATATTATCTTAGATCCTTTTATGATATTTGGAATTGGTTTCTTTCCTGAAATGGGGATCCGGGGAGCTGCTATCGCAACCGGGATCGGTCAGATGGCTTCTCTTGTCAGCTATCTGCTGTTTTATTTTTTTAAACCGATTCCGGTAAAGATAAGATGGAAAGATATGAAACCGGAAGCGGAACTTAGCAGGAAAATGTATTCGATCGGTGTCCCGGCAACATTGAGCATCGCGCTGCCGTCTGTACAGGTCTCTGCATTAAATGCGATTCTTGCGGTTTATTCTGCCAGCTATGTACTTGTACTTGGGGCTTATTTTAAATTACAGACATTTTTATATCTGACAGGAAATGGTGTCGTGCAGGGGATGCGTCCTCTGATCGGATATAACTACGGTGCGGGAGAGTCAAAGCGTGTCAGAGAAATTTTCCGGTCAGCGCTGGTATTGATCGCGGGGGTCATGGTAATCGGAACGATACTTTGTATGGCAGTGCCGCAGACGCTCATTGGATTGTTTACCAGTAATCCGGAGACGATACAATTTGGAAAAGAGGCGCTTCGTCTGATCAGCATTGGATTTATTGCGTCATCGGTCTCCGTCACGGTATCAGGTGCGTTGGAAGGACTGGGAAAGGGAAAAGAATCGTTGGTAATTTCTGTGCTCAGGTACATAGCAGTTATTTTACCATTGGCATTTATTTTGAGTAAAATATTGGGGGCTGCGGGCGTCTGGCATGCGTTCTGGATCACGGAAGTGGTTGTGGCAGGGATTTCCTATGTGATCTGTAAAAAAGAAATATTTCAGTAA
- the atpA gene encoding F0F1 ATP synthase subunit alpha: protein MNLRPEEISSVIKEQIKRYAAQLEVADVGTVIQVADGIARIHGLDNAMQGELLEFPGEVYGMVLNLEEDNVGAVLLGAQRNVNEGDTVKTTGRVVEVPVGDAMLGRVVNALGQPIDGKGPIETNKYRQIERVASGVISRKSVDTPLQTGIKAIDSMVPIGRGQRELIIGDRQTGKTAIAIDTIINQKGQGVKCIYVAIGQKASTVAALVKTLEEFGAMSYTTVVASTASELAPLQYIAPYAGCAIGEEWMENGEDVLVVYDDLSKHAAAYRTLSLLLKRPPGREAYPGDVFYLHSRLLERAARLSDKLGGGSLTALPIIETQAGDVSAYIPTNVISITDGQIYLETEMFNSGFRPAINAGLSVSRVGGSAQIKAMKKIAAPIRVELAQYRELAAFAQFGSELDADTTEKLAQGARIREMLKQPQYQPMPVEKQVIIIYAATRKYLLDIPVEQVLPFEKALFEYVDTKYPDVPEAIRTEKVISDETEAKLVKAIEECKADFLK from the coding sequence ATGAATTTAAGACCAGAAGAAATAAGTTCCGTAATTAAAGAACAGATCAAAAGGTATGCAGCGCAGTTAGAGGTAGCTGACGTTGGTACCGTTATTCAGGTAGCAGATGGTATCGCACGTATTCACGGTCTTGACAACGCAATGCAGGGCGAGCTTCTGGAATTTCCGGGAGAAGTATATGGAATGGTATTAAACCTTGAGGAAGACAATGTCGGTGCCGTACTTTTAGGTGCGCAGCGCAATGTCAACGAGGGTGATACCGTAAAGACCACCGGACGAGTAGTAGAGGTTCCGGTCGGTGACGCCATGTTAGGACGAGTTGTCAATGCGTTAGGACAGCCGATCGACGGCAAAGGACCGATCGAGACGAACAAATATCGTCAGATCGAGCGTGTCGCATCGGGTGTTATTTCCAGAAAATCCGTAGATACACCGTTACAGACCGGTATCAAGGCAATCGATTCCATGGTGCCGATCGGACGTGGACAGCGTGAGCTGATCATCGGTGACAGACAGACCGGTAAGACAGCGATTGCGATCGATACGATCATCAACCAGAAGGGACAGGGCGTAAAATGTATTTACGTTGCCATCGGACAGAAGGCTTCCACAGTTGCCGCTCTGGTAAAAACATTGGAAGAATTTGGGGCAATGTCCTACACGACAGTGGTTGCTTCCACTGCAAGTGAGCTTGCACCATTACAGTATATTGCACCGTATGCAGGATGTGCGATCGGTGAGGAATGGATGGAGAACGGAGAAGATGTTCTCGTTGTTTACGATGATTTAAGTAAGCACGCAGCCGCATACCGTACACTCTCCTTGCTCTTAAAACGTCCACCAGGACGTGAGGCTTATCCGGGAGATGTATTCTACCTGCACTCAAGACTCTTAGAGCGTGCGGCAAGACTTTCCGACAAACTTGGCGGAGGTTCCCTGACTGCACTGCCGATCATCGAGACACAGGCTGGTGACGTTTCGGCATATATCCCGACAAACGTTATCTCTATCACCGATGGTCAGATCTATCTTGAGACAGAGATGTTTAACTCCGGTTTCCGTCCGGCGATCAATGCGGGTCTTTCGGTATCCCGTGTAGGTGGTTCCGCACAGATCAAGGCTATGAAGAAGATTGCAGCACCGATCCGTGTCGAGCTGGCACAGTACAGAGAGCTTGCAGCATTTGCACAGTTTGGTTCTGAGCTCGATGCCGACACGACAGAGAAGTTAGCACAGGGTGCCAGAATCCGTGAGATGTTAAAACAGCCGCAGTATCAGCCGATGCCGGTTGAAAAACAGGTCATCATCATCTATGCTGCAACCAGAAAATATCTTCTGGATATTCCGGTAGAACAGGTTTTACCGTTTGAAAAAGCACTGTTTGAGTATGTGGATACCAAATATCCGGATGTACCGGAAGCAATCCGCACAGAGAAAGTCATCAGTGATGAGACCGAGGCAAAACTCGTCAAAGCAATCGAAGAATGTAAGGCAGATTTCTTGAAATAA
- the atpH gene encoding ATP synthase F1 subunit delta, whose product MAKLVSKTYGDALFEVALESGRMDEFRDEAVAVKAALNENPELFKLMSHPKIVKEEKVKIIEDIFAEKISAEFVGLLRLIVEKGHFAKVDTVLDYFIDCVKEYKNIGTAYVTSAMELSEAQKAAVEKRLLETTKYVKFEMHYAVDSALIGGMVIRIGDRVVDSSVRTKLNDLTRELSKIQLKAGECAS is encoded by the coding sequence ATGGCAAAGCTAGTATCAAAAACATACGGTGATGCATTGTTTGAAGTTGCGCTAGAGAGCGGAAGGATGGATGAATTCCGGGATGAGGCAGTGGCAGTAAAAGCCGCTTTGAATGAGAATCCTGAGCTCTTCAAATTAATGAGTCATCCAAAAATCGTTAAAGAAGAAAAAGTAAAGATCATAGAAGACATATTTGCAGAAAAGATTTCCGCGGAGTTTGTTGGACTGCTCCGCCTGATTGTAGAAAAAGGTCATTTCGCAAAAGTGGATACGGTGCTGGATTATTTCATTGACTGTGTCAAGGAGTATAAGAACATCGGAACCGCTTATGTGACATCGGCAATGGAATTATCCGAAGCGCAGAAAGCAGCAGTGGAGAAAAGATTGTTAGAGACTACAAAGTATGTGAAATTTGAGATGCATTATGCAGTGGATTCCGCACTGATAGGCGGAATGGTGATTCGCATCGGCGACAGAGTCGTTGATTCCAGTGTCCGGACCAAATTAAATGATCTGACACGCGAATTGTCAAAAATACAGTTGAAAGCAGGTGAATGCGCTTCATGA